One genomic region from Terasakiella sp. SH-1 encodes:
- the rsmH gene encoding 16S rRNA (cytosine(1402)-N(4))-methyltransferase RsmH, producing the protein MSGHIPVLLNEIVEVINPKDGDVIIDGTFGGGGYTKAILDAADCRVLGIDRDPDAIDRGNSLSQTLDNRLQMFEGCYGDMAALVNQKVNAVVLDIGVSSFQIDQADRGFSFREDGPLDMRMAQSGESAADVVNTYDEKELANIIYKYGEERHSRRVAKAIIEARREEKITTTGQLAKIVRSVVRQAKDKIDPATRTFQGLRIYVNDELGELERGLAAAEELLLPGGRLVVVTFHSLEDRIVKQFFKQRSGGNARTNRYMPDGGDQGPQATFKIINRKPIAPSDEECRENPRARSSKLRAGLRTDVEKWTGEAK; encoded by the coding sequence ATGAGTGGTCACATCCCTGTTTTATTAAATGAAATCGTTGAGGTGATTAACCCAAAAGACGGTGATGTCATTATCGACGGCACATTCGGAGGCGGCGGTTACACCAAAGCCATCCTTGATGCAGCAGACTGTCGGGTTTTGGGCATTGACCGGGACCCCGATGCCATAGACAGGGGCAATAGCTTGTCGCAGACGCTCGATAATCGGCTGCAAATGTTTGAGGGCTGCTATGGCGACATGGCGGCCCTTGTGAATCAAAAGGTGAACGCCGTCGTTCTGGATATAGGTGTCTCTTCCTTTCAGATTGATCAGGCTGATCGTGGTTTTTCTTTCCGCGAAGACGGCCCACTGGATATGCGCATGGCCCAAAGTGGGGAAAGTGCCGCAGATGTGGTCAATACCTACGATGAAAAAGAACTGGCCAATATCATTTATAAATATGGTGAAGAGCGCCATTCGCGCCGTGTTGCCAAAGCGATTATTGAAGCACGCCGCGAAGAAAAAATCACCACAACAGGCCAGCTTGCCAAGATTGTGCGATCTGTTGTGCGCCAAGCCAAAGATAAGATTGATCCAGCCACCCGTACCTTTCAGGGCCTGCGCATCTATGTAAATGATGAATTGGGTGAACTGGAGCGTGGCTTGGCCGCAGCAGAAGAATTGTTGCTCCCCGGTGGGCGCCTTGTGGTCGTCACTTTCCATTCACTGGAAGACCGCATTGTGAAGCAATTCTTCAAGCAACGCAGTGGCGGCAATGCACGCACCAACCGTTACATGCCCGATGGCGGTGATCAAGGCCCACAGGCGACTTTTAAGATTATCAACCGCAAACCCATTGCGCCCAGTGATGAGGAATGCCGTGAAAACCCGCGTGCACGTTCTTCCAAGCTACGTGCAGGCTTGCGCACCGATGTTGAAAAATGGACAGGAGAAGCCAAATGA
- a CDS encoding cell division protein FtsL codes for MTRLTIGLTVFLAIVLAIGVFRITYQVDALEKELKALNKEILQEQETIHILKAEWSYLNDPNRLEDLAKRYLGLEEMRGEQLINMDMFDKQLLPTNPNVQPTKAGQ; via the coding sequence ATGACACGCCTGACCATTGGCCTGACCGTTTTCCTCGCCATCGTTTTAGCCATCGGTGTATTCCGCATCACCTATCAGGTGGATGCACTGGAAAAAGAACTCAAGGCCCTGAACAAAGAAATCCTGCAAGAACAGGAAACCATCCATATCCTGAAAGCGGAATGGAGCTATCTCAACGATCCGAACCGTTTGGAAGATTTGGCAAAACGCTACCTCGGCCTGGAAGAAATGCGCGGCGAACAGCTGATCAACATGGATATGTTTGACAAGCAGCTTTTGCCGACAAACCCCAATGTGCAACCAACAAAGGCAGGGCAATAG
- a CDS encoding penicillin-binding protein 2 — protein MELRGAREKQLRNRRAIETGHNRTLVAGAIFAVLFLVLAGRVVDLSLLHGSREPKLVHSPDSENVDAVRANIVDRNGALLATSLPTDSLIVDSKAFLAAGEDPTQAALKLARILPELSIGKTVKKLASGKRFDYLVRTLTPNQKHQVNQLGIPGLDYQREERRTYPHGPLLAHVLGYTDVDGRGIAGIEKSFNHQLLSPGGNIELSLDVRVQSVMRTALQDAIDEFKAIGGAGVVMDIHTGELLSMVSLPDFDPNKTNTLKDNTSFNRASKGVYEMGSIFKLFNTAMALDSGVVNLNDSFDATKPLKVGRFQIRDFHAKKRRLSVPEILVFSSNIGSAQIALEAGTSMQRDYLGRFGLLNASSLEIPEVGAPLYPATWRKANTMTIAYGHGIAITPLQLTSAVASVANGGLLHQPTLLKVKNDYVPQGQRVISQATSDHMRKLMRLVVLQGSGKKANSKFYRVGGKTGTADKQQNGTYNRRSRISSFAGVFPMENPRYAVLAMVDEPVGNKKTFGYATAGWVAAPVIKKVVDRIGPMLGLQPSSVEEDQYKPGDPLFIRVKG, from the coding sequence ATGGAACTTCGAGGGGCAAGAGAAAAACAACTGCGCAATCGCCGTGCAATTGAAACCGGGCACAACCGCACCTTGGTGGCCGGGGCGATTTTTGCTGTTCTGTTTCTTGTTCTGGCTGGGCGCGTTGTGGACCTTTCCCTGCTGCATGGTTCGCGCGAGCCCAAACTGGTTCACAGCCCAGACAGTGAAAATGTCGATGCGGTCCGGGCCAATATTGTGGATCGCAATGGGGCCTTGCTCGCGACATCCCTGCCCACAGACTCTTTGATTGTTGACTCAAAAGCCTTTCTGGCCGCAGGCGAAGACCCGACCCAGGCCGCCCTGAAGCTGGCCCGCATCCTGCCGGAACTCAGCATTGGCAAGACGGTTAAGAAACTGGCTTCAGGCAAACGGTTTGACTATCTGGTCCGCACGCTGACGCCGAACCAGAAACATCAGGTCAACCAGTTGGGCATTCCGGGGCTGGATTATCAACGTGAAGAACGCCGCACCTACCCTCACGGCCCGTTGCTGGCCCATGTGCTTGGATATACGGACGTGGATGGCCGGGGCATTGCCGGGATAGAAAAAAGCTTCAATCACCAGCTTCTCAGCCCCGGTGGGAATATTGAGCTGTCTTTGGATGTGCGCGTTCAGTCTGTTATGCGCACAGCCTTGCAAGATGCCATTGATGAATTCAAGGCCATTGGCGGGGCCGGTGTGGTGATGGATATTCACACAGGCGAACTGCTATCCATGGTGTCCTTACCGGATTTTGACCCAAACAAAACCAATACATTAAAGGATAACACCAGCTTCAACCGTGCCTCCAAGGGCGTATATGAAATGGGGTCGATTTTCAAACTCTTTAACACAGCCATGGCCCTTGATAGCGGAGTTGTCAATCTGAACGACAGCTTTGATGCGACCAAACCATTAAAAGTCGGGCGTTTCCAAATTCGTGATTTCCATGCCAAGAAGCGCCGCTTAAGTGTACCGGAAATTCTTGTCTTTTCCTCCAATATTGGTTCTGCCCAAATTGCACTGGAAGCCGGAACCTCCATGCAACGTGATTATCTGGGACGTTTCGGCTTGCTCAATGCCTCGTCCCTTGAAATCCCCGAAGTCGGTGCCCCGCTTTATCCTGCCACATGGCGCAAGGCCAACACCATGACCATTGCTTATGGGCACGGCATCGCCATTACCCCACTGCAACTGACCAGTGCCGTGGCATCTGTTGCCAATGGCGGTCTGTTGCACCAGCCAACCTTGCTTAAAGTGAAAAACGATTATGTCCCTCAGGGCCAGCGCGTCATTTCACAGGCAACGTCTGATCACATGCGCAAATTGATGCGTCTGGTGGTTTTGCAAGGCTCCGGCAAAAAAGCGAATTCCAAATTCTATCGTGTAGGCGGTAAAACCGGAACGGCCGACAAACAGCAAAACGGTACCTATAACCGCCGATCACGCATTTCTTCCTTTGCTGGCGTCTTCCCCATGGAAAACCCACGCTATGCGGTCTTGGCCATGGTTGATGAACCGGTTGGCAACAAAAAGACTTTTGGTTACGCCACCGCAGGCTGGGTTGCAGCCCCGGTGATTAAAAAAGTGGTGGACCGCATCGGCCCCATGCTGGGCCTGCAGCCGTCTTCTGTTGAAGAGGATCAATACAAACCAGGGGACCCCCTGTTTATTCGGGTGAAAGGATAA
- a CDS encoding UDP-N-acetylmuramoyl-L-alanyl-D-glutamate--2,6-diaminopimelate ligase — protein sequence MTLLQDLIPELEENMEITGITVDSRKVEPGYLFAALPGTQVDGRKFIPQAIEKGARVILVERDAGEMEPVEGVLFVYDKNPRMRFADIAANFYDKQPKMTAAVTGTNGKSSVVTFVRQLWTLLGHKAASVGTLGVSAPGLDISGGLTTPDPAGLHERLNEITELGVTHLAMEASSHGLDQHRMDGVNIRIAAFTNLSRDHLDYHADMAEYLAAKKRLFEELLRPGGKAVLNADAPEYDELVDSLDGYSQKVISYGKAGDTITLKQAEPCLEGQKITLLIDETNYNLTLPLAGYFQVENALCALGVVLASGHSADATVPLLEKLEGVPGRMEHMGRGVYVDYAHTPDALETVLKALRPHTNGKLAVLFGCGGDRDRGKRPEMGRIAAEQADVLYVTDDNPRSEDPTDIRREIMTACPTANEIGDRQEAIDTAINALSDGDVLLIAGKGHETGQIVGDQVLPFDDRAQAQEVLNG from the coding sequence ATGACACTGTTACAAGACCTTATCCCCGAGCTGGAAGAAAATATGGAAATCACCGGCATTACGGTTGATTCCCGTAAAGTCGAACCCGGCTATCTGTTTGCCGCCCTGCCCGGCACGCAGGTTGATGGGCGCAAATTCATCCCCCAAGCTATTGAAAAAGGCGCACGGGTGATTTTGGTGGAACGCGACGCAGGCGAGATGGAACCTGTTGAGGGTGTTTTGTTTGTCTATGATAAAAACCCCCGTATGCGCTTTGCCGATATCGCGGCGAATTTCTATGACAAACAACCAAAAATGACGGCTGCTGTCACCGGGACAAATGGCAAAAGCTCTGTCGTGACCTTTGTGCGCCAGTTGTGGACCCTGCTGGGGCACAAGGCTGCAAGTGTTGGTACATTGGGGGTAAGCGCACCGGGGCTGGATATCTCCGGTGGGTTAACAACACCAGACCCGGCGGGCCTGCATGAACGCCTCAATGAAATTACAGAACTCGGTGTAACCCACCTTGCTATGGAAGCTTCCAGCCACGGGCTGGATCAGCACCGTATGGACGGGGTGAATATTCGTATTGCCGCCTTTACTAATCTCAGCCGGGATCATCTGGATTATCATGCCGATATGGCAGAATATCTTGCCGCGAAAAAACGCTTGTTTGAAGAACTGCTGCGCCCCGGTGGCAAGGCCGTGTTAAATGCAGACGCCCCTGAATATGACGAACTCGTTGATAGCTTGGACGGATACAGCCAAAAAGTCATTTCTTATGGCAAAGCCGGTGACACCATTACCCTGAAACAGGCTGAACCTTGCCTTGAAGGCCAAAAGATCACGCTTTTGATTGACGAAACGAACTATAATCTAACCTTGCCATTGGCAGGCTATTTTCAGGTGGAAAATGCCCTGTGTGCGCTTGGTGTTGTTCTGGCCTCCGGTCACAGCGCAGACGCAACGGTTCCCTTGCTTGAAAAGCTGGAAGGGGTACCGGGTCGTATGGAACATATGGGTCGTGGCGTTTATGTGGATTATGCCCATACACCGGATGCGTTAGAAACCGTGCTCAAGGCCCTGCGCCCCCATACAAATGGTAAACTGGCTGTTCTGTTTGGCTGCGGTGGGGATCGTGATCGGGGCAAACGCCCTGAAATGGGCCGGATTGCGGCTGAACAAGCTGATGTCCTCTATGTCACAGATGATAACCCACGCAGTGAAGACCCAACTGACATTCGCCGTGAAATCATGACGGCGTGTCCCACTGCTAATGAAATTGGGGATCGTCAAGAGGCGATTGACACGGCCATCAATGCCCTGTCTGACGGGGATGTTCTGCTCATTGCTGGCAAGGGGCATGAAACAGGTCAAATTGTTGGCGATCAGGTTTTACCCTTTGATGATCGAGCCCAGGCACAGGAGGTTCTCAATGGCTGA
- the murF gene encoding UDP-N-acetylmuramoyl-tripeptide--D-alanyl-D-alanine ligase, producing the protein MADILWSAAEAAKATDGTPFGDWECRGISIDSRNIEKGDLFIAIKGPSFDGHKFVRTALKAGASAAIVSQIPQDCREDENLLLVKDTTKALEDLGHASRARTKAKIVAVTGSVGKTGVKEALASTLSNQGKTHATIGNLNNHFGLPLTLARMPRDCEFAVLELGMNHAGELTELSNMAKPHVAVITTIAPAHLEHFNSVGDIADAKCEIFAGLEVAGTAILNADNEFYARMKNSAVTQGVKNITTFGQENGDFTALSSTPNENGRGTEIEADLKGQKLAYRIAHNGSHWITNSLAILACIDAIGGDLEQAGRDLGELGQLKGRGAEHCVDLSTGSIRVIDESYNANDASMRAALEVLSHQKGRKIAVLGDMLELGPDEVMTHRHLQDAVDEIDLVFTCGPLMKNLHDALPAPKRGAHASNAEELAPLVVQTVQAGDVISIKSSRGSRTDLVLDALLALQPNGT; encoded by the coding sequence ATGGCTGATATCCTCTGGAGCGCAGCAGAAGCCGCCAAGGCGACAGACGGCACACCGTTTGGTGATTGGGAATGTCGCGGCATTTCCATTGACAGCCGTAACATTGAAAAAGGCGATCTATTCATTGCTATCAAAGGTCCGAGCTTTGACGGTCATAAGTTTGTGCGCACAGCCCTGAAAGCTGGCGCCAGTGCAGCCATTGTGTCGCAAATCCCGCAAGACTGCCGGGAAGATGAAAATCTGTTGCTGGTCAAAGACACCACCAAAGCCCTGGAAGATCTGGGTCACGCATCCCGGGCACGTACCAAGGCCAAAATCGTTGCCGTCACAGGCAGTGTTGGCAAAACCGGGGTGAAAGAAGCCCTTGCCAGCACGCTTTCCAATCAAGGCAAGACCCATGCGACCATTGGCAATTTAAACAATCATTTCGGCCTGCCCCTGACACTGGCGCGCATGCCCCGTGACTGTGAGTTTGCCGTTTTGGAACTGGGCATGAACCACGCAGGCGAGCTGACTGAACTGTCAAACATGGCAAAACCGCATGTGGCCGTGATTACCACCATTGCCCCGGCCCATCTGGAACATTTCAACAGTGTTGGCGATATTGCCGACGCCAAATGCGAAATTTTCGCCGGACTGGAAGTTGCCGGTACAGCCATCTTGAATGCCGATAATGAATTTTACGCCCGCATGAAAAACAGCGCGGTGACACAAGGGGTGAAAAACATCACCACCTTTGGTCAGGAAAATGGCGACTTCACCGCCCTGTCCTCAACACCAAACGAAAATGGACGCGGGACTGAGATTGAAGCTGATCTTAAGGGCCAAAAACTGGCCTACCGTATTGCCCATAACGGATCACACTGGATCACCAACAGTTTAGCTATTCTGGCCTGCATTGATGCCATCGGGGGCGATCTAGAACAAGCCGGGCGTGATCTGGGCGAACTCGGCCAGCTTAAAGGGCGCGGGGCAGAACATTGTGTTGATCTTTCTACTGGGTCCATCCGCGTGATTGATGAAAGCTATAACGCCAATGATGCCTCCATGCGTGCTGCCCTTGAGGTTTTGAGCCATCAAAAAGGGCGCAAAATCGCTGTTCTTGGCGATATGCTGGAACTTGGCCCTGATGAGGTCATGACACACCGTCATTTGCAGGACGCCGTTGACGAAATTGATCTGGTTTTTACCTGCGGCCCCTTAATGAAAAACCTGCATGATGCCCTGCCTGCCCCAAAGCGCGGTGCCCATGCCTCAAATGCCGAAGAGCTTGCCCCACTGGTGGTTCAAACTGTCCAAGCCGGTGATGTCA